The sequence tTATAGTACATTTTAATGCAtcagtatttttaaatttaacctTCTATCAATCCCAAAAATATTTGCTTTATATTTTAGCCAATAAGCtaatatttctaaattttaataCACTCAGAGTActatcaaaatattaattaacccaaatatattcaattaaattttaacATACCCACAACAAGAACCATATCTTAATATACCTAAGATATTTCCATTTTGGATGGCATTAGTTCCTACTTGTTCATTCCGAGGCCACAAATCTATGTTTGAATCAAGAATTTTTGTTGTGGAAACCCGAATGTGAATTACAAAAGAAAATGTAAGTTCAACTAAAACTGACAATAAATCTGGATTTTTGAAATAGTATGAATATGGTTTTAGAAAGTATATTATATGACAAAATATATTTCATACATTAAGTGCAGACCGCAACATAAAATGAGTATAAAAGAAGAGTATTACCTGTATTGATAGGACTCCAGCGCTGAAACCTGAAAGGAGCAGGAATACTGAGAACCGACATGGATGGTACACTATTATGCCTGAAAAGTGGGAGATACGACCTTCGAAAAAATTTGGGCATCCACCAACTGCCCACACAAGTAAGTGCACATAGCAGGATGAACAGGGAAGCAAACAAAATGGCAGAAAAAATATATGGATTCATCTTCACTCGCAACAATCCATAACTAAGAATCTTTCCCCCAATCGGAAATGCCTTTCCAGCTTCATATAAAGCCACCCCAAGTGTCCAAGTAATACTTCCAGAATCGACAATTACATTGCTATCTGTAATGTGCAATCCTTCTCGCATAAGGAGAACGATATAAGGTGCCCTGAAGCAATATTGTTCAATAAAAGGCTGAGGAACAACACTGTTTCTAGCCAAATCCCAAGATTTTTCACAAAATTCACGGCCCTTCTCCAGTACATCGTCTAGAGCAGAATCGGTCTTCAAGTTAAAAAATCGGTAAACCACATAAAAGCCGGACATGGCATAGAACTGACCAATGGGACGAGGCAGATTACTGGCAAGTGCACATGGTTGCAGCTCACAATCAATTCCTGGACTATGATCTGACCATTCAGACAAATTAACGGCAACTTTAGCCAGTGCACTACATTCCTCCCAGTTTGGAGCTCCAACTAGCTGAACTGGAACTCCAGCCTTTCCTCCTTTACTCAGTTTTTTACCACTGATTGGAGGACTTCCATCCTTTTGTTGAATAGATGTGCAACGTGAACATGAGTATGGCTCTTTGTAACCAGTCTGTAAACATGGATGCTTAATTTCAAGATTTCCACCAGCCAAATCTTCATTAGTGATCTGCGGAAGTTGCTTGAGAAGATGACTAACAGATTTGTCAAATGCATCATTAAGCCCATATCCGGCAAGAGAGTATGCTCTAAGATGATGATTAACAGAGCCAATGCTCAATTTTAGGCTCGTGTCATCATGGTTAATTTGCTCGTCTTCAAATGTAACCTGCAACGATGAGCCACCCAAGTCAAGTGCACCGTATGTTTCCTTAGGAATAGATCCTAAGGCACCAGTGTGATAATTTAAAGCAATCCATCCATAATAAGCTTCCTCCATGCCGGTGATAATTTTAACCCACTCCTTTTTGCATAAAAAAGGTGAACTCTCCAGAATCGACCAAGCATTACCGAGGAGCCATTCAGATTCTGAATTTGGCAGCCTGCGAACTCCTGCTGTGGCATAAAGAAAGAGAGAAGTAGTTTTATGTGAATTTTTAGGAATTTGCTTCTCAGCCCATTGGATAAGAGGTTTGATCGCATTGCGCAACCCAGAGATATTATGCACTAATTTGTCAAATCCTGGCTCTGTTTCCATTCTGTTGTAAGCTCGCCCACTCTGGGTCCTCTGTAGACCTTCAGgcaatgattttaaaaaaataggaaGATTTCCATCTTTTATGTGATTAACAGATGCCTGATATACATAAACACGGGTTCCAGTGCTACCACAATCAAGAACAACATAAAATTTGGATTGCCCACTAAACCAAGTTGAGTACAGAAATTGCAGGGCAAATGCAAGACAAGCAAACAGAAATAAAAACAAGAGAACACAGATGACTCGCACCCACTTTTTTTGTCCATATGTAATTCCAGGTGATGCCTTTTCTTTAAGAAAACTTGATCCAAGATTAtctttttcaaagaaaaaacttTGTTCTGACCCGGGGATAACACCACCACCTTCTAGATCAAGTCGGCTATAAGTAGACAAATCTTGAAGGGAAGAAGATGGTTTCAAGTTGGTCTTTTTTCCTAGGCCGGGAAAAGTCGGACCTTGTGTAGAACCATGAATAGGCGGTAATCCAGTTTGTTTATATGGAATATTAGACGCTTTTGGGGCTGAAGGATGAGTTGCTACTGGGGAAAATAATTCtgcaaatttattgaatatcatTATTACAAAAATTACAAGTGGCCCTGCTATGGCATACAGCCTCCCAATTGATTATCCTTTCACAAGGTACAACACAATAGCAGACTGACGTTCCGCATTCATACAACGTGAAGAACTAGGTGAATTGGAAAAAACATGTCCTGCAGATTCAAAATGGAAAGACAAGCAACATTATTTGATGTAGTAAAACTTATCAGATGAATGAATAAGTACGACACATCATAACATTCACCGatgaatgttgaatgttttaGCTTAACAATAATGTAGCAGAGACATTGACATAAAACAAATAAGATAGGTTAGATCGCAATAAATTCTACAAGCATAACTACTAGCTAGATTACTCAACTTAGATTGAAGATCAAACATCTAAAGAATTTGGCCCCGAGAAATTGTTAACTCATAGTACTCTACAAAACTTCACTTCCTACCAAATTTATTACTTCAATCAAAAACAGCTTCTCATTAATATTTACTATCTATAATGAATCCATAAATCCTATTTACTAGTGTCAATCCCATTCCAATTTCACCTCAATTCCAATCTCCGCAAGAAACAACGATATCACATTCCATATAGCTAATCAAGCATCATCCATCGATTCCGCATACCGAGATCACTTGCACAATAAAATTCCAAATAAATTTCtcctcccccccccccccccccccccccccccccaacgcCAACCCAAATCGTAAAGGCCAAACGAGATCTCAAAATCCGGGATCTTAAAACTCCTCCGCCCACAACAAGATTCGGCAGACATTACCAAAAGAAAAGAGTCACCAAATTGAGGACAATTATGTGGGTTGGCAAGATTTTCACCTACCTTCAGATAATGAAAGTGTTCGAACAGAGAGTAGAGACTGCGGTGAACCCATCTTTTAGATCagattcttgaaaatttaaacGAATCGAgcgtaaaaataaaatcaaaatcaaaacccAACAAATGGAGGTCCGAGTCCCCAGTTTAAACCTCCGTGGGGAATGAGTAATTTGTTGCTTATTTGAGAGTTATCGGATAGTAACTTTCAATTTTAGCCGACGCACGCACATGCACGACTTACGGCCAATCGGATTTTAATTTCTAATGTgtgttgttttttaaaaaaaaaaatagtatttctcTGTGTATTAATTTACCAATAAATTACTAAACTTATTTTTTCTTAATGATCAATTACCTAAAACTCAAATGTAGTTAGTCAATagataaaatcaatttttatttttttttacgataAAATTATCCTCCATCTAATCATGCACCAAGCCTCGTTTTATCCCTAAAAAgattagaaataaatataaaatgttatattttttcttaaaaaatcatgtttctacacaactatgaacatgataaacaatatgCGGAAGCGGATTGAGCGTTACCTCTGGCCATCgaataatttttaagtttttgtttttctccGATTGAAATTTTCTAAGCACTCCAACtctctgtagatggtgtattttgttcttatgaggtgtgtgcttagAGACCTCAATcactgctatttataggcatttTTCATACAATCGATGAGTTTATCGAGAGCTCGAGAGTGAAAAGAAGAGGTGCATGTGTGTCTCGATTTTCTTAAATTGAGGTAATGCATGTACCGTTTGTCAAAAATTCAGGCTTATGGCCGTCGTCATTTCTTACACGTTTATTCTTCTTCTGATATGGATCACTTTTTGTTACATTCTTCCACTTGGcccatatatctcatttaccatacgagaaaacaaaaacacatgaatcatggcgatatGTCCTCTAAAAGCGATTATTATCTTTTATGTATTACAATGCATTATGTatctcaaatctgtataactaAATGAATAAACCCTATGTTTATTCGAAGTccaattttattgatatttctcgaatcaatgaatgtgtgcacaataaatataagaaaatatcacatcatagtttcattaatttgttcttacaacaaatTATAAAGGAACCAAGTCTCATTTTTTCTGTAtcatccttaaatttcaatgatGGCATGCCTTTAGTCAAAGGATCTGCAATCATCAAATTCAGTGCTAATgagctgaattgtcacaatatgtTCTTAATATCCAAGATATAaaatccataattctaagcctcgaaatgaaactcttcaaccatacactATGTGAGGTTGCCTTAAAACAAActacgaactcagcttccatccaacaatatttgatttataaaataaatttattgatttatccaaaaactaaAAGGAAAAACCAAGGGGTAGAAGATTTGAAACTGGAATTAAATTTCGAGAAAAACTAAGAACATAAAATAAACCACTATCCAATATAAGACAGCAAGTCAAAATATCCTCCACATGtgaagacatcttgtttcctgaatagatgtTCCGCTCATTTCCTAGAGGTTTCCTTGGGTTTTGCATACCCTacaaggtatttgtaacatggattgtagaaccaggatcaatccaccatgtgttataaatcatatcaacCATACTAGATTCGTAACAGACAAATGAAATAGATTTTCAAACGTATCCTTAAATTTATCGCAATCCTTCTTCATGCGTCACGTCTTTTTAtagaagaaacacttggattctttcttgatgtcaggttggggtggaattattcctttcccttttcccttgactttggATTGCTTTTTATACTTTTATTGTGTAGTCATAAATACATTATCACTCGTTTCTATTAACAACATTCCTTcatcttgaacacacatggtcattaattcatttattAACCACTTATCTTTATGTGTGtcatagaaaattttgaaggttcCATATTattgtggaagagtgcataaaatgtagtgcacaagaaaagtttcagacatttccATTTCAAGTGTCTTGAGTCGAGCCGTTATGTCCCACATTTTCATGATGTACTCTCGTacacctctcacactggtgagccttaatgaagataattccataattaaggTGCTGACATGTGCCTTATATGAAGACTGAAACTGTTCATCAATAGTATTagtaattctttgacattattatgctgatCGACGGAACATCTCATgccagcagagattttggtctttatgaacattatgCAGAATCAATTAGATCGCtctcatttttcataaagatcgaCATCATCTGGAATGTTGTTTTCAATAATAGCAAATGGATCGCCTTTCCGTATAACATAATCAATATTCATCCACcttaattgaagaagaattctttctttctatattttataattatcgccCTTAAGTTCAagaatgtcacatttcatatcagaaaaactcgcaggttgcataactgcataaaaatataatatgcttattatttttaaaattttgaggtaATATCATGTTTACCAATGTaaatcatgttttaaaaatctagtgacataaaTTTTGCATGtggggctaaaattttaattcagtAAGATTTTTCTGGAACTTTAcaataaaactatcaaaatatattttctcttaACTCATCTgggtaaattaaaaaatatatatataattttgatattttaacttaattagttatataaatataacaaaaatttctgtgtgataaaatttaatatgtttatataattaattataatttatgttcAGTATGCAATCCGAATCCAGttaatacataatttttcataacaaaggATGTTGTtgctattcctcaattatttaaaattatacggttcactgaacaaaattttggctttacttaatgctttatataataattattattgacaCAATCAACACTTTCCAAGAGTGCTATCAGGAAAGATAGGTAGGACTAAGGCcttttaaatacctaactcctaaACAGAGCAACGTTCTTCAGGGATACCAGTGAAAAGTCAAGGCATTTCAAAtcgatctatgaagaactctCTTAGATCATATTTTCTTAAGTCATCTTATAActattatttaacttaattgtccacatttatgtgaatctttataag comes from Primulina huaijiensis isolate GDHJ02 chromosome 5, ASM1229523v2, whole genome shotgun sequence and encodes:
- the LOC140976594 gene encoding probable apyrase 7, whose product is MIFNKFAELFSPVATHPSAPKASNIPYKQTGLPPIHGSTQGPTFPGLGKKTNLKPSSSLQDLSTYSRLDLEGGGVIPGSEQSFFFEKDNLGSSFLKEKASPGITYGQKKWVRVICVLLFLFLFACLAFALQFLYSTWFSGQSKFYVVLDCGSTGTRVYVYQASVNHIKDGNLPIFLKSLPEGLQRTQSGRAYNRMETEPGFDKLVHNISGLRNAIKPLIQWAEKQIPKNSHKTTSLFLYATAGVRRLPNSESEWLLGNAWSILESSPFLCKKEWVKIITGMEEAYYGWIALNYHTGALGSIPKETYGALDLGGSSLQVTFEDEQINHDDTSLKLSIGSVNHHLRAYSLAGYGLNDAFDKSVSHLLKQLPQITNEDLAGGNLEIKHPCLQTGYKEPYSCSRCTSIQQKDGSPPISGKKLSKGGKAGVPVQLVGAPNWEECSALAKVAVNLSEWSDHSPGIDCELQPCALASNLPRPIGQFYAMSGFYVVYRFFNLKTDSALDDVLEKGREFCEKSWDLARNSVVPQPFIEQYCFRAPYIVLLMREGLHITDSNVIVDSGSITWTLGVALYEAGKAFPIGGKILSYGLLRVKMNPYIFSAILFASLFILLCALTCVGSWWMPKFFRRSYLPLFRHNSVPSMSVLSIPAPFRFQRWSPINTGDGRFKTSLSPTAASTQKRPFDNGLGFGGATMQFPESSLYSSSSSVAHSYSSGSLGQMQFDNNNLSSYRTSHRSQMHLQSRRSQSREDLNSSTVEAHVPKI